A window from Schistosoma haematobium chromosome 1, whole genome shotgun sequence encodes these proteins:
- a CDS encoding hypothetical protein (SECRETED:SignalP(1-24)): MFLARISLFQSVCLLLWLGERAYHETEPPIHPWIVYTYIGSGLIASTGITSRFLTRLSLTIILLSQLYITYVFCLEKRLGYSKCIRARISLRCLTTIGVYFRLLGVNGYNDKRKQTDSHNNDNQVDQLHKIKPTTSVYAFGLTVMSVSLCLLSIFCIPVEIFQLDRDIQLTEINSTLILSMDNYISKLLSLILGICLLTAGIIYSIPVIIHDQFLLNNTFFYKNYLFQFADYLIGFSFLILSLIRDCNFNYWHIKGCEFWLEIRVLLENITILLGIFVINDLLINNSVNSLNEKYLKTLKVNSKSLKSQ, from the exons ATGTTTTTGG CTCGAATCAGTCTCTTTCAGTCAGTTTGCCTGTTATTATGGTTAGGCGAGCGAGCTTATCATGAAACAGAGCCACCTATACATCCATGGATAGTTTATACGTAT ATTGGCTCTGGTTTGATCGCATCAACTGGAATAACGAGTCGTTTCTTAACACGTTTATCATTAACCATAATCCTCTTAAGTCAGTTGTACATAACATATGTGTTTTGTTTAGAAAAACGTTTAGGGTATTCAAAATGTATCCGTGCACGTATTAGTTTAAGATGTTTGACTACTATTGGTGTATATTTTCGACTGCTTGGAGTGAATGGCTATAATGATAAACGAAAACAGACAGATTCACACAATAACGATAACCAGGTTGATCAATTACACAAAATCAAGCCTACTACAAGTGTTTATGCTTTCGGCTTAACTGTAATGTCtgtatcattatgtttattaagtaTATTCTGTATACCTGTAGAAATATTCCAACTGGATAGAGATATTCAATTGACAGAAATTAATTCAACATTAATTCTATCAATGGACAATTATATATCTAAATTGTTAAGTCTAATTTTAGGCATATGTTTGTTAACAGCTGGTATCATCTACTCAATTCCTGTAATTATACATGATCAATTTctattaaataatacatttttttataaaaattatttattccaATTTGCTGATTATCTTATTGgcttttcatttttaatattatcTTTAATTCGTGattgtaattttaattattgGCATATTAAAGGATGTGAATTTTGGTTAGAAATACGTGTACTTCTAGAGAATATTACTATTCTCTTAGGTATTTTTGTAATAAATGATTTGCTTATTAACAATAGTGTAAATAGCCTAAatgagaaatatttaaaaacattgAAAGTGAATAGTAAATCATTAAAAAGTCAATag
- a CDS encoding hypothetical protein (SECRETED:SignalP(1-24)) translates to MFLARISLFQSVCLLLWLGERAYHETEPPIHPWIVYTYIGSGLIASTGITSRFLTRLSLTIILLSQLYITYVFCLEKRLGYSKCIRARISLRCLTTIGVYFRLLGVNGYNDKRKQTDSHNNDNQVDQLHKIKPTTSVYAFGLTKYSNWIEIFN, encoded by the exons ATGTTTTTGG CTCGAATCAGTCTCTTTCAGTCAGTTTGCCTGTTATTATGGTTAGGCGAGCGAGCTTATCATGAAACAGAGCCACCTATACATCCATGGATAGTTTATACGTAT ATTGGCTCTGGTTTGATCGCATCAACTGGAATAACGAGTCGTTTCTTAACACGTTTATCATTAACCATAATCCTCTTAAGTCAGTTGTACATAACATATGTGTTTTGTTTAGAAAAACGTTTAGGGTATTCAAAATGTATCCGTGCACGTATTAGTTTAAGATGTTTGACTACTATTGGTGTATATTTTCGACTGCTTGGAGTGAATGGCTATAATGATAAACGAAAACAGACAGATTCACACAATAACGATAACCAGGTTGATCAATTACACAAAATCAAGCCTACTACAAGTGTTTATGCTTTCGGCTTAACT AAATATTCCAACTGGATAGAGATATTCAATTGA